The Nitrospirota bacterium nucleotide sequence TTGTCCCGCTGATTTTCATGTCCCTCTGTGAGCGAAACGCTCATAGACGTTTCATCAGTAATTAATGGAACGTGCAAATACTCAAGTACAATACCTTCCATATTATGGTCACTGCGATTGGAATTTATGAGATACGATGCGATCATTGAATCAAAGACAAACCCTTTTGGTTCAAGCCCAAGGCGTTTAAGCAGAATAATATGCCTCTTTATGTCATGGGAATATTTTCTGATTTGTGGATTTTCGATTATAGGTCTGAGAGAATCAATTTCTAAATTGTGGATAGAAACACACCACGCCTCATTTTCCTTAACAGAAATACCTATACCTGAAATTCCCGAGGCCATTGAGTCCGGCGAATCCCCATGAATATAGATAGAACATCTCTTAGTCACTGATACCTTTTGCAGGATGTCTGCAAGCTCTGCATCACTTGATACCTCTATGTAATTTTCATTTACCTCTTCTTTTTGTACAGGCAGAAGGGTTTTAAGAAGGCGGAAAAACTCAAGCTCTCTGAATAGTTCTGTCATCTTATTATAATCAGGCTCAGAGAGTTTCAGATTGTGATAATCTATATCAATGGGAAGCCCTGTATGAATAGTCGCCAGTTCCCGGCTGAGTCTCGCATTATCCGCCTGTTCATGCAAGAGGCTCCTAAGCTTTGGTTTCTTTACCTGTTCAAGGTTTGCGAGAAGGTTTTCAATTGTTCCATAAGTTGAGATGAGGTCTTTCGCTGTCTTTTCACCAATACCGGCAACACCAGGAATGTTATCAACAGCATCACCCATCAACCCCATTATTTCTACAACCTGAGAAGGGCCTACATTGAATCTCTCATGCACATCCGGTTCTGTGTATATCTTCTCCTTCATGGGGTCGTAAATCCTGACGTGCGGCGTAATCAACTGAAACATATCTTTATCACCTGAGACTATAATAACCTCATTACCATCTTCTTCTGCCCTTTTTGCCGTCGTACCGATTACGTCATCCGCCTCATATCCCTCCATTAACAGCAGAGGAATATTAAACGCCTCCACAACACGGTGGATATAAGGTATCTGCACGGACAAAGAATCCGGCATCTTCGGCCTCTGTGCCTTATATGCCTCATAAGCCTCATGACGCTTGGTCGGGCCTTTGGGGTCAAACGCAATTCCGATAAGCTGCGGCCTCTTCTCATTCAGAATCTTGAGAAGCATATTCGTAAACCCATACACCGCATTAGTAGGCATACCCTTGGAATTGGACAGCCCCTTTATGGCATAGTAAGCCCTGTATATATAAGAGCTTCCGTCTATCAAATAGAGTTCAGACATTTTAAATTTCCCCCTTCTTTACACACACTGAAACTAATGCCTCACTGTAAAACTCTCCCTTTTATATTGTGCATCCCCGCCATGAATTAATATACCTGTCTTTGACGCAGGCGGGTCAAGTGATGAGAAACATCTTAAACCATTAAAGAATGAATTATCAATATCAAACCTTGTTATTGAACAATATTCAACAAAACTTTTTAAAATTGTTTATAATAAACCTGATGAAAAATAAAAAATCCGGAAAGGTTTATCTCGTGGGGGCAGGCCCGGGAGATATTGGATTACTTACTATAAAAGGCAGGGAGTGTATTGAACAGGCTGATGTAATTATCTATGACTATCTTGCAAATGAAAAGATACTCTCTTTTGCAAGGCCGGATGCAAAGGTTATATTCATGGGCAAGCATGGAGGCGGCCCTATCATCCCTCAGAAAGAGATTAACAGGGTAATGGTCTCTGAGGCAAAGACGGGTAAAACAGTGGCACGGCTTAAAGGGGGCGACCCTTTTATATTCGGGAGGGGCGGGGAAGAGGCAGAGGTTCTTGCGAATGCCGGAATAGCTTATGAAATTGTTCCGGGTGTAACCTCAGGGATTTCAGTACCGGCTTATGCCGGCATACCCCTTACCCACAGGGATTACTCTTCTTCTGTCTTATTCATAACAGGACATGAAGACCCGTCAAAGGAGATAAGCTCTATTGCTTATGATAAGATTGGGACAGGGGTTGATACAATAGTCATTTATATGGGCGTAACAACCCTCCCGTCTATTGTCTCAAATCTTTTAAAGAACGGAAGGCATCCTGATACTCCTTCTGCTGTTATTCAGTGGGGCACTACAGACATCCAGAAAGTCATTACCGGTACACTCAGGAGCATAGTGAAAAAGACAATTGCCGAAGGTATAAGACCGCCCGCGATTATCGTTATTGGAGAGGTAGTCAAATTAAGAAAAAGACTGATGTGGTTTGAGAAGACAACCGCAGAACATAAGACTATCAAATATACCTCTCTTAAATCTGACATTTTAAAAAGGGAAATATACATTGCCGCAACTCCGCGCGGGATATGCAGAATATCTTTCGAAAAAAAGGCTTCCTTTATAAAGGAATTAAAGTCAGTATATAAAGACCATGTTATTGTCAGGGACAACATATACTTTACTGCAATAATATCTGAACTTAACAATTATTTTAAAGGAGTGCATTTAAACTTTACCTCAAAATTAGACTTAACCGGAACCGCATTTCAGAAGCTTGTATGGAAGACACTCCTCAGGATACCTTATGGAAAAACGGCTTCATATAAAGATATAGCAGAAATGACCGGACGGCCCGGCGCCTCAAGGGCTGCCGGTTCAGCCTGCGGTGAGAATCCGGTTCCCATTATTATCCCATGCCACAGGATCATCAGCGCTGACAGCAGTCTTGGCGGCTACAGCGGCGGTTTAGAGATAAAAAAGGCCCTGCTTGGACTGGAAGGGATAATTGAGTAACATCGCTTCAAAACCTGCGTCAAAACTATGAGTCAAAACTATTTGACATTCAATACGCAAGATAATATGATTTAACATTGTTTTTAAACAGGCACTTATAGGGCTAATTACATAATGGAGGATTTTGACAACAAAGTGGATAATATGGAATTATCCTTACTTTCTGAGGAGGAGCTTTTAAGGCTTATAGATAAGGGAACCCTGCCTGAGCATATTGCGTTTATCATGGACGGTAATGGAAGATGGGCAAAGATGAGAGGGCTTCCGAGGATAGCCGGTCACAGGGAAGGTATCAAATCTGTGAGGGATATTGTCACATACAGCCGTGAGCTTGGGATTAAGGTGCTGACCATGTATGCATTTTCAGCAGAGAACTGGAAGAGACCTGCATTCGAGATAAGGGCACTTATGATGTTTCTTGAGGAATACCTGCAGAGAGAATTAAAGACACTTATGGAAAAAAACATCCGGTTTATAACCATAGGACAAACCGATAAACTGCCCGGGTCTGTTCAGAAGTGGCTTAGGAAGGTGATGAAGGAGACTGAACATAATAATTCCATGATACTGAATTTAGCGCTGAGTTATGGCGGAAGAACTGAGATTATAGACGGATTACGTGCAGTAACTAAGGATGTGCTTAACGGCAAGCTGTTGCCCGAGGAAATAGATATTGATATGTTTTCAAATTACCTGTATACAAAGGGGCTTCCGGAACCGGACCTTATGATTAGGACCAGCGGTGAAACCAGAATCAGCAATTTCCTATTATGGCAGATAGCCTACTCTGAACTATATTTTACAAAGACTTTATGGCCTGATTTCAGAAGAAAAAATTTATATACGGCAATCCTCGACTATCAGCAAAGGGAAAGGAGATTCGGCATGGTGGAGGAACAGTTGCCTAAAGCGACAACGAATAGGCCAACCACTGCTATCAGGGCAAATTGATGGGATGGAAGAGGGTTGTAACTGCTATTGTTTTAATCCCGCTGGTTTATTCAATAGTCCGGTATTTGAACCCGACATTTTTTTTATTAGCCGTTGCTGCCATAGTCTTTGCCGGCCAGTACGAATTTTATAAATTCCATTACAAAAATTTTAACAGGTTTACCCTTCTTGGACTTTTCTCAGGGTTTATTTTTCTACTGACCTATGCAAATGGAATTTCATTAGTAACGAGGGAAGTTATATTAGGGTGCGTAATTTTCATTACATTTTCAGGCTTTTTATTTTTCAGGAAAAATCTTGAAGATGCTATAACAGGTATTTCAGTTGTTGTCTTTGGAGTATTGTATGTAGCATGGACGCTTGGACATCTTATTTCATTGCGGACTATGGCCAATGGCCAGAACCTGATTTTTTTTGTTCTTATCGTAACATGGGGCGTTGACACAGGTGCTTATTATACCGGGAAACTTCTTGGAAAGCATAAGTTATCTCCTGTTATCAGCCCAGGTAAGACGATCGAAGGGGCAGTGGGAGGTGTTATAAGCTGTGTTGGAGCGGCATTTCTTGCCAGGTGGCTATTTTTGAAAGGTCTGGGGGTAAATTCTACTGTATTGATTGGCGTGGTACTTGGGATAATCAGTCAGCTTGGGGACCTGTCGGAGTCCCTGCTTAAAAGGAGTGCCGGTTTTAAAGATTCCGGCAGTATAATTCCAGGGCATGGGGGAATGTTGGACAGGCTTGACAGCCTTATTTTTACTGTCCCTGCATTTTATTACTTTATCCTCTATTTTGAACCAAAGGTAATCGGCATCTACTTATGATAAAAAACATCTCTATATTAGGTTCAACAGGTTCAATCGGTAACAGCACTCTCAGCGTTATTGCGGCTCATCCTGATAAATTTAAGGTTGTCGGTCTTACTGCATCAGAGAACATAGATAAACTTGAGATACAGATAAGACGTTACAGACCTACCGTTGTATCTGTGGCAAAAAAAGAGTCTGCTGCACAATTAAAAGAAAGATGTAAAGATTTGAATATAGAGATACATTCCGGCGTAGAGGGGCTTATATGTGTTTCAACAATGCCGGAGGCTGATATAGTAGTATCTGCCATTGCAGGCTCTGCCGGTCTTATCCCAACCCTTGCCGCTGTTAAGGCAGGTAAGACGATCGCCCTTGCCAACAAGGAGACTATGGTGATGGC carries:
- a CDS encoding isoprenyl transferase, which produces MELSLLSEEELLRLIDKGTLPEHIAFIMDGNGRWAKMRGLPRIAGHREGIKSVRDIVTYSRELGIKVLTMYAFSAENWKRPAFEIRALMMFLEEYLQRELKTLMEKNIRFITIGQTDKLPGSVQKWLRKVMKETEHNNSMILNLALSYGGRTEIIDGLRAVTKDVLNGKLLPEEIDIDMFSNYLYTKGLPEPDLMIRTSGETRISNFLLWQIAYSELYFTKTLWPDFRRKNLYTAILDYQQRERRFGMVEEQLPKATTNRPTTAIRAN
- a CDS encoding phosphatidate cytidylyltransferase, with the protein product MGWKRVVTAIVLIPLVYSIVRYLNPTFFLLAVAAIVFAGQYEFYKFHYKNFNRFTLLGLFSGFIFLLTYANGISLVTREVILGCVIFITFSGFLFFRKNLEDAITGISVVVFGVLYVAWTLGHLISLRTMANGQNLIFFVLIVTWGVDTGAYYTGKLLGKHKLSPVISPGKTIEGAVGGVISCVGAAFLARWLFLKGLGVNSTVLIGVVLGIISQLGDLSESLLKRSAGFKDSGSIIPGHGGMLDRLDSLIFTVPAFYYFILYFEPKVIGIYL
- the cobA gene encoding uroporphyrinogen-III C-methyltransferase, which produces MKNKKSGKVYLVGAGPGDIGLLTIKGRECIEQADVIIYDYLANEKILSFARPDAKVIFMGKHGGGPIIPQKEINRVMVSEAKTGKTVARLKGGDPFIFGRGGEEAEVLANAGIAYEIVPGVTSGISVPAYAGIPLTHRDYSSSVLFITGHEDPSKEISSIAYDKIGTGVDTIVIYMGVTTLPSIVSNLLKNGRHPDTPSAVIQWGTTDIQKVITGTLRSIVKKTIAEGIRPPAIIVIGEVVKLRKRLMWFEKTTAEHKTIKYTSLKSDILKREIYIAATPRGICRISFEKKASFIKELKSVYKDHVIVRDNIYFTAIISELNNYFKGVHLNFTSKLDLTGTAFQKLVWKTLLRIPYGKTASYKDIAEMTGRPGASRAAGSACGENPVPIIIPCHRIISADSSLGGYSGGLEIKKALLGLEGIIE